GTGGTCGAACCGGACCCCATGCTCAACCACGCGGCCAACTTTCTCTACATGCTGCGCGGGGAACGACCGGAGGAGTTCGAGGCGCGGGTTCTGGAGGTGACGCTGATCCTGTACATGGAGCACGAGTTCAACGCCTCGACGTTCACCGCGCGGGTGATCGCCTCCACGCTGTCGGACCTGTACGGCGCGGTGGTGGGCGCCATCGCCGCGCTCAAGGGGGCGCTCCACGGCGGCGCCAACGAGAAGGCCATGGACGTCATCCTGGAGATCGGCGAGCCGTCCCGGGCGGAGGCGTGGGTGGAGGAGAGCCTGCGCCGTAAGGAGCGCGTGATGGGATTCGGGCACCGCATCTACAAGACCGCGGACTCGCGCGTGGAGGTGGCCAAGAAGTGGGGGGTGCTGCTCGGCAGGCAGCTTGACGACACGCGGCTGAGCGACATCTGCATCACCGTCGAGGAGGTCATGCGGCGGGAGAAGAACCTGTGCCCCAACGTGGACTTCTACGCCGCGCCCATCTACCACATGATGAAGATCCCCATCAGCCTGAACACGCCGATCTTCGCCATGAGCCGGGTGGTGGGCTGGTCGGCGCATTTCATCGAGCAGGTGGACAACAACCGCCTCTACCGGCCCAACTCGCGCTACGTGGGTGCCACGGACCTCGAGTTCGAGCCCCTGGACCGACGCGGCTGAGCCGCCCGAAACCGTCATGAGTGGTTGTGGAACCATTTCCGTTCGTCCTGAGCGTAGCGAGGCGTAGCCGAGCGAAGTCGAAGGACCGGTCAACCTGGAAGATTCGAACCGATGGCGGAGCCGCAAACCGCATCACAGGCGCTGGACGGCGTGAGGGTCCTGGAGTTGGCCGGCGCCGAGGGCGAGTACTGCGGCAAGCTCCTGGCGGACTTCGGCGCCGAGGTCATCAAGGTGGAACCGCCCGGCGGCAGCCCGTCCCGTGGTGAGCCGCCGTTCGTGGACGACCGGCCGGGCTCCGACCGAAGCCTTCACTTCCTCTACTTCAACGCCAACAAGAAGAGCGTCACCGCGGACCTCGACACCGAGGCGGGGCGGGAACGGGTGCGGCGCCTGGCGCGCACGGCGGACGTGGTGGTGGAGAGCGCCATGCCCGGGACCCTTCCCGCCGTGGGTCTGGGATACGCCGACCTGCGCGCGCTCAACCCGCGACTGGTCTACGCCTCGGTCACCGCCTTCGGCCAGACCGGGCCGTACAGCGGTTACCGCTGGTCTGGGCTCACCGCCTTCGCCATGGGCGGGCTCATGTACGTGAGCGGCAAGCCGTCGGCCCCGCCGGTGAACGCGCCGGGGGCGCAGGCGTTCCTGGTGGGCTCGGCCCATGCCGCCCTGACGATCCTGATGGCGTTGTGGCATGTTCGCCGGGGCGGCCCGGGACAGCACATCGACGTCTCGATGATGGACTGCCTCGCCGCCATGGAAAACTTGGTGTCGCGTTCCGCCTCCACGGGCGCGCACCCGCACCGGGACGGCACCCAGCACCGCTTCGCCACTCCCGGCACCATCTACTGCTGTGCCGACGGCTTCGTGCACATCTTCGTCACCAACTCGCAGCCGGGGGCATGGAGCCGCTTCGCGGACTGGCTCGGCCACCCGGAGGCGCTGGCGCGCGAGGAGTTCGAGGACCCGGTCTACCGGCGCGCGCACGTGGCCGAAGTGGACCGGGTGGTGTCGGAGATTCTGGCCGCGCTTCCCAAGGAAAGGGTCTACGAGGAGCTCCAGGCGCGCCACATCCCGTGCGCCCCGGTGAATACGCCGCTGGACTTCGTGCGCGACCCGCACATCCGCTCCCGCGGGTTCGTCATCGACACCGTGCATCCGCGGCTCGGCCCCATGGAGTTTCCCGGCCGGGCCTACAAGACCGACTGCTGGCGCTTCCGCCGCCACGCGCCGGCGGTGGGGGAGCATGACGGGGATCTGCTTGGCGCAGAGCCCGCGGAGACGGACAATTCGCGCACGGACCGGCCGGCGGGGGTAGCCGCGCCGGACGGGCTGCCGTCGAGTGCGCTGCCATTGGCCGGCATCCGTGTCGCCGACTTCACCCACATGGTCGCGGGCCCCTACGGCACCATGCAGCTCGCGTACTTCGGCGCCGAGGTCATCAAGATCGAATCGCGGGCGCGGCCCGACACCTGGCGCATTCGCGAGGGCAACAAGGACGTGGAGGCGTCGCTTCCCTTCGCCGACCACAACCGCAACAAGCTGTCCGTGACGGCCAACCTCAAGACGGAAGAGGGCAGGGAGATCGCCCGCCGCATCATTGCCCGAAGCGACGTAGTGGTGGAGAACTTCAGCGTCGGGGTAATGGGCCGTCTGGGGCTTGGCTACGAGGAACTCAAGGCGCTCAAGCCCGACATCATCATGATCCGGCTCCAGGGACTCGGCACCACCGGACCGCGGAAGAACTACGTGACCTGGGGGCCCAGCCTGATGCCGTTCTCCGGCATGACGTGGTTGTGGAACCACCCCGACGGCGGCGCCCCGGTGGGGTCGCAGACCTCCTATCCGGACTACATCGTCTCCATCCACATGGCCTTCGTGCTCATGGCGGCGCTGCACCACCGCGCCGACACCGGCGAGGGACAGCTCATCGACATCGCCCAGGGCGAGGTCACCGCGTCGCTAATCGGGCCCGCGCTGCTGGACGCGCTGGTCAACGGGCGCGCCGCCGGCCCCGCCGGCAACCGCGGCCGAGGGGACGCGCCCCACGGCTGCTACCCTTGCCGGGGCGAGGACGCGTGGTGTGTGGTCTCCGTGGGAAGCCAAGAGGAATGGCGACGGTTCCGCGAGGCGACAGGGAAGTCCGCGGCGCTGGAGGACCATCGGTTCGCCACCGGGCAGTCGCGTCTGG
Above is a window of Deltaproteobacteria bacterium DNA encoding:
- a CDS encoding citrate synthase (catalyzes the formation of citrate from acetyl-CoA and oxaloacetate) encodes the protein MSEVKPGLEGVVAGETAICSVRPEGELVYRGYDVHDLAEQAVFEEVAYLVLHGRLPSGAEFGAFDEELRSQRGLPPGVVESLKGLPSDAVPMDALRTAVSALALYDPDAGDDSRDANLRKATRLLARMATAVAALHRLSQGLEVVEPDPMLNHAANFLYMLRGERPEEFEARVLEVTLILYMEHEFNASTFTARVIASTLSDLYGAVVGAIAALKGALHGGANEKAMDVILEIGEPSRAEAWVEESLRRKERVMGFGHRIYKTADSRVEVAKKWGVLLGRQLDDTRLSDICITVEEVMRREKNLCPNVDFYAAPIYHMMKIPISLNTPIFAMSRVVGWSAHFIEQVDNNRLYRPNSRYVGATDLEFEPLDRRG
- a CDS encoding CoA transferase; the protein is MAEPQTASQALDGVRVLELAGAEGEYCGKLLADFGAEVIKVEPPGGSPSRGEPPFVDDRPGSDRSLHFLYFNANKKSVTADLDTEAGRERVRRLARTADVVVESAMPGTLPAVGLGYADLRALNPRLVYASVTAFGQTGPYSGYRWSGLTAFAMGGLMYVSGKPSAPPVNAPGAQAFLVGSAHAALTILMALWHVRRGGPGQHIDVSMMDCLAAMENLVSRSASTGAHPHRDGTQHRFATPGTIYCCADGFVHIFVTNSQPGAWSRFADWLGHPEALAREEFEDPVYRRAHVAEVDRVVSEILAALPKERVYEELQARHIPCAPVNTPLDFVRDPHIRSRGFVIDTVHPRLGPMEFPGRAYKTDCWRFRRHAPAVGEHDGDLLGAEPAETDNSRTDRPAGVAAPDGLPSSALPLAGIRVADFTHMVAGPYGTMQLAYFGAEVIKIESRARPDTWRIREGNKDVEASLPFADHNRNKLSVTANLKTEEGREIARRIIARSDVVVENFSVGVMGRLGLGYEELKALKPDIIMIRLQGLGTTGPRKNYVTWGPSLMPFSGMTWLWNHPDGGAPVGSQTSYPDYIVSIHMAFVLMAALHHRADTGEGQLIDIAQGEVTASLIGPALLDALVNGRAAGPAGNRGRGDAPHGCYPCRGEDAWCVVSVGSQEEWRRFREATGKSAALEDHRFATGQSRLAHAAALDELVSAWTRQHSPREVMETLQAHGVTAGMVCDGTTLVHDPHLRARGSVVAHEHPRQGRLTLPGIVTKLSETPGEIRRHAPLLGQDAHSVLSGLLGMTDEQIRGLENAGAF